The proteins below come from a single Verrucomicrobiota bacterium genomic window:
- the nusB gene encoding transcription antitermination factor NusB → MGKRREARERAVQFLYQYDQNPTDDLDEALNLFWDSQRKSALAEDKADSTWGQPVELAPPTPEEAALRLFAEPLIRGALEYRDELDEQIKKHALNWDLHRIAVVDRNILRLAIYEMLHREDIPPIVSINEAVDIAKKFSTPDSGKFVNGILDKIKGELMRPARIVK, encoded by the coding sequence ATGGGCAAACGACGTGAGGCACGGGAACGCGCCGTGCAATTTCTTTATCAGTACGACCAGAATCCGACCGACGATCTCGATGAGGCCCTCAATCTATTCTGGGATTCGCAGCGCAAATCGGCGCTCGCGGAGGACAAAGCCGACTCCACCTGGGGGCAACCGGTCGAGTTGGCGCCGCCGACTCCCGAGGAAGCTGCCCTGCGCCTCTTTGCTGAGCCGTTGATCCGCGGCGCGCTGGAGTATCGCGATGAACTGGACGAGCAGATCAAGAAACACGCGCTGAACTGGGACTTGCACCGCATCGCCGTGGTGGACCGCAACATCCTCCGCCTCGCCATTTACGAAATGCTGCATCGCGAGGACATCCCGCCCATCGTCAGCATCAACGAGGCGGTGGACATCGCCAAAAAATTCTCAACCCCGGACAGCGGCAAATTCGTCAACGGCATTTTGGACAAGATCAAAGGCGAGTTGATGCGTCCGGCGAGGATTGTCAAATGA
- a CDS encoding PHP domain-containing protein produces MFADLHLHTNFSDGTYTPEELAVYGRQHGLAAMSLTDHDTIEGCARMAAACHATGIEFISGAELTAELNHIELHLLGYCIDIHNSKLLTEIAHFQIVRQNRIREMVARLNQLNIPLQADAVFALANCKAPGRPHVARALVQAGLCPSLDEAFNRFLKKGRPAWVPKFKISALDAITLIHQAGGVAVLAHPGLNRSDDIIPDLVAAGLDGLECFHSRHSTTTAEHYLMLADEHHLLVTGGSDCHGMNKGKPLIGTIKLPYEHVEKLKTTAASRRHHEQLALVNRKS; encoded by the coding sequence ATGTTCGCCGACCTCCATCTGCACACGAATTTTTCCGATGGCACGTACACGCCGGAGGAACTGGCGGTGTATGGCCGGCAGCACGGATTGGCGGCCATGTCGTTGACCGACCACGACACCATTGAAGGTTGCGCCCGGATGGCGGCGGCCTGCCACGCCACCGGCATCGAGTTCATTTCGGGCGCCGAATTGACGGCCGAATTGAACCACATCGAACTTCACCTGCTCGGTTATTGCATCGACATTCACAATTCCAAATTGCTGACCGAAATTGCCCATTTCCAAATCGTCCGGCAAAACCGCATCCGCGAAATGGTGGCTCGGCTGAATCAACTCAACATTCCGTTGCAGGCGGATGCCGTGTTTGCGCTGGCCAATTGTAAAGCGCCGGGCCGGCCGCATGTCGCCCGCGCGCTGGTGCAGGCCGGGCTTTGCCCCAGCCTCGACGAAGCCTTCAACCGTTTTTTGAAAAAGGGCCGGCCCGCGTGGGTGCCCAAGTTCAAAATCTCCGCGTTGGACGCCATTACCCTGATTCACCAGGCGGGCGGCGTGGCGGTGCTGGCGCATCCGGGTTTGAACCGCTCGGACGACATCATTCCCGATCTCGTTGCGGCGGGCTTGGACGGCCTCGAATGTTTTCACAGCAGACATTCCACCACCACAGCGGAACATTACCTGATGTTGGCCGACGAACATCACCTCCTGGTCACCGGCGGTTCGGATTGTCACGGCATGAACAAAGGCAAACCGCTCATCGGCACGATCAAACTGCCTTACGAACATGTCGAAAAGCTCAAGACCACCGCGGCCTCAAGGCGCCATCACGAGCAACTGGCACTCGTAAATCGTAAATCGTAA
- the ftsY gene encoding signal recognition particle-docking protein FtsY, whose product MGLFSKFKAGLARTHGKLAHEIKRIVTRSPKLTSESLEELEHALIAADLGMAVTQQIIAAVKQAYESQGTTGHDVFAIARAEVERNLSSNKPDLLKAPSGPTVVSIVGVNGTGKTTTSAKLAHYIQSQKKTALLAACDTFRAAAIEQLKLWGARLKVEVIASAYGADAASVAHDAVTAAQARKADYLFIDTAGRLHTKHNLMQELLKLHRVIGKQLPGAPHEVLLVLDGSTGMNALNQAREFNKAVPLTGLIVTKLDGTSKGGMVVAIQKELGLPIKFIGLGEQPDDLQPFDAKQFAQALFEE is encoded by the coding sequence ATGGGCCTCTTCTCCAAGTTCAAAGCCGGTCTCGCCAGGACCCATGGCAAACTGGCGCACGAAATCAAACGCATCGTCACGCGCTCGCCCAAACTTACCAGCGAATCGCTTGAAGAACTCGAACACGCTCTCATCGCTGCCGACCTCGGCATGGCCGTCACGCAACAGATCATCGCCGCCGTCAAGCAAGCCTACGAATCCCAGGGCACGACCGGCCACGACGTGTTCGCCATCGCGCGCGCGGAAGTGGAAAGGAATTTGTCCTCGAACAAACCCGATCTGCTGAAAGCTCCCAGCGGCCCGACCGTCGTCTCCATCGTCGGCGTCAACGGCACGGGTAAGACCACGACCTCCGCCAAGCTTGCACACTACATCCAGTCGCAGAAAAAGACCGCTCTGCTCGCCGCGTGCGACACCTTCCGCGCCGCCGCCATTGAGCAACTCAAACTCTGGGGCGCGCGCCTCAAAGTCGAAGTCATCGCCAGTGCGTATGGCGCGGACGCCGCGTCCGTGGCGCACGACGCCGTCACCGCCGCGCAGGCGCGCAAGGCCGATTACCTCTTCATTGACACTGCGGGCCGCCTGCACACCAAGCACAACCTCATGCAGGAACTGCTCAAGCTCCATCGCGTCATCGGCAAGCAACTGCCCGGCGCGCCGCACGAAGTCCTGCTCGTGCTCGACGGCAGCACCGGCATGAACGCGCTGAACCAGGCGCGCGAATTCAACAAAGCCGTCCCGCTCACCGGCCTCATCGTGACCAAGCTCGACGGCACGAGCAAAGGCGGCATGGTGGTGGCGATCCAGAAGGAACTCGGCCTGCCCATCAAATTCATCGGCCTCGGCGAGCAACCGGACGATTTGCAACCCTTCGACGCGAAACAATTCGCGCAGGCGTTGTTTGAGGAATAA
- a CDS encoding Uma2 family endonuclease has product MNAVLENPDKVWTYEDYLSLDDGVYFEIINGKALMSPSPELFHQRWARKIFLAVERHVEARKLGEVFFAPIDVVLDEKNVVQPDLIFISNANARILERRGVMGAPDLVVEIISPTSLRRDRYDKRELYARFSVKEFWLADVANRSIEILSLQKSGYQLLSGATNEGKIRSEVFPGFELDLASLV; this is encoded by the coding sequence ATGAACGCAGTCCTTGAAAACCCGGATAAAGTCTGGACGTATGAGGACTATTTGAGCCTCGACGATGGCGTCTATTTTGAAATCATCAACGGCAAGGCCCTTATGTCTCCCTCACCCGAACTTTTCCACCAACGCTGGGCGCGCAAAATCTTTCTGGCTGTGGAACGCCATGTCGAAGCTCGGAAGCTGGGCGAAGTTTTTTTTGCGCCGATTGATGTGGTTCTGGATGAGAAGAACGTCGTTCAGCCCGACCTCATTTTTATCTCCAACGCCAACGCCCGCATTTTGGAACGTCGCGGTGTCATGGGCGCGCCCGATCTGGTAGTGGAAATCATTTCTCCGACAAGCCTGCGCCGCGATCGTTATGACAAACGCGAACTCTATGCCCGCTTCAGCGTGAAGGAGTTCTGGCTGGCCGATGTCGCCAACCGATCCATCGAAATCCTTTCGCTTCAGAAGAGCGGCTACCAATTGCTCTCTGGCGCCACGAATGAAGGGAAAATCCGCTCCGAAGTTTTTCCCGGATTTGAACTCGACCTCGCATCGTTGGTTTGA
- a CDS encoding dihydrofolate reductase family protein, with translation MTLDGKIATASGESKWITGPQARAYGIKLRQGSDAILVGINTILADDPSLTARTRKNIQHSKSNIQRPRLRRIVLDSLARTPLNAKVVRDEDAALTTIVVSKHAPKSRVAALRKHVNVIIAPTKKSQIANRKSQINLRWLLKKLGSENVTSLLVEGGGEVNASFLLGGFAQRVAFFYAPKILSGRDSRKAVAGAGVERLADGIQLSAVEWRRLGPDLLLTARVGVQA, from the coding sequence ATGACGCTGGACGGAAAAATCGCGACGGCCAGCGGCGAATCAAAATGGATAACCGGTCCGCAAGCACGCGCTTACGGAATTAAGTTGCGGCAAGGGAGCGACGCGATTCTGGTCGGCATCAACACGATTCTGGCGGATGACCCTAGCTTGACGGCGCGGACGAGGAAAAACATTCAACATTCAAAATCCAACATCCAACGCCCAAGATTGCGCCGCATCGTTCTGGATTCGCTGGCGCGCACGCCGCTGAACGCAAAGGTTGTGAGGGACGAAGACGCCGCGTTGACAACGATTGTGGTGAGCAAACACGCGCCGAAAAGTCGTGTGGCGGCGTTGAGAAAGCATGTGAACGTCATCATCGCGCCGACCAAAAAATCGCAAATCGCAAATCGCAAATCGCAAATCAATTTGCGCTGGCTGCTGAAGAAACTTGGTTCAGAAAACGTGACGAGCCTGCTGGTCGAAGGTGGTGGCGAGGTGAACGCATCGTTCCTGCTCGGCGGTTTCGCGCAACGCGTCGCGTTTTTCTATGCGCCAAAAATTCTGAGCGGTCGCGATTCACGCAAGGCGGTGGCGGGAGCGGGTGTGGAGCGACTCGCGGACGGGATTCAACTCAGCGCTGTGGAGTGGCGGCGACTGGGACCGGATTTGTTGTTGACCGCGCGGGTTGGAGTTCAAGCTTGA
- a CDS encoding riboflavin synthase, with protein MFTGIIEETGVVERITKTAKAIELTLRAQRCGRGLKAGDSLAVNGCCLTVARIKSRGRSKIVQLDLLQETWQRTNLRFAHVDSLINLERPLPVNGRLGGHFVTGHIDGAGEIIRWERAGRDHVLDIAAPPDVMRYIVFKGSIAVDGISLTVAAVRKKSFRIWIIPHTYEVTALRERKVGDAVNLEADILGKYVRQFLKAGKPA; from the coding sequence ATGTTCACAGGAATCATTGAAGAAACGGGCGTTGTCGAACGCATCACGAAGACTGCGAAGGCGATTGAATTGACGTTGCGCGCGCAACGTTGCGGGCGCGGCTTGAAAGCGGGCGACAGTCTGGCCGTCAACGGTTGTTGTCTCACGGTGGCGAGGATCAAATCGCGCGGTCGTTCCAAAATCGTGCAACTGGATTTGCTTCAGGAAACCTGGCAACGAACGAATCTGCGTTTTGCCCACGTCGATTCGCTGATCAATCTGGAACGCCCGCTGCCCGTCAATGGGCGTTTGGGCGGGCACTTCGTCACCGGTCACATTGATGGGGCTGGAGAAATCATTCGCTGGGAGCGTGCCGGGCGGGACCACGTTCTGGACATCGCCGCGCCACCAGACGTGATGCGCTACATCGTGTTCAAAGGCTCGATTGCGGTGGATGGCATCAGTCTGACCGTGGCGGCGGTGCGGAAGAAAAGTTTTCGCATCTGGATCATCCCGCACACTTACGAAGTCACGGCATTGCGGGAACGGAAAGTGGGCGATGCGGTAAACTTGGAAGCGGACATCCTGGGCAAATATGTCCGGCAGTTTCTCAAGGCCGGGAAGCCGGCTTGA
- a CDS encoding YgdI/YgdR family lipoprotein, translating to MSNSRTVRDAGLNPARRTKTTLVNSPGCPLMKNRLLSIGALCAALLTGCARHYNLKLANGSIITTATKPRLEHGSYHFKDGAGKDVYIPASRVREIAPASMSKESEPQFKPASRP from the coding sequence ATGAGCAATTCGCGAACGGTTCGGGACGCCGGCTTAAATCCTGCCAGGCGCACCAAAACGACATTGGTGAACTCACCCGGTTGCCCGTTGATGAAGAATCGCCTTCTATCCATCGGCGCCCTTTGCGCCGCGTTGCTGACGGGTTGCGCCCGGCACTACAACCTCAAGCTCGCCAATGGCAGCATCATCACGACTGCCACCAAACCGCGTTTGGAGCACGGTAGTTACCATTTCAAGGATGGGGCCGGCAAAGATGTTTACATTCCAGCGAGCCGCGTGCGCGAGATTGCGCCCGCGTCGATGAGCAAGGAAAGCGAGCCGCAATTCAAGCCGGCTTCCCGGCCTTGA
- a CDS encoding YkgJ family cysteine cluster protein, which produces MKPSLTDKLCTRCGLCCDGSLFADVELAGTDEASGLEVMGLEIEDVDEKEGGLLLQPCRALKGKRCSIYPHRPDCCRIFECRLLQEVKRGEVGVDRAKAKIAEALQRIDRVKELVVELGQRDDYLPLKERCVEALALSAEVAADPELNSKRAELQAAMISVESLIQETFLGGR; this is translated from the coding sequence ATGAAGCCGAGCCTGACCGACAAACTGTGCACCCGGTGCGGGCTTTGTTGCGACGGGTCGTTGTTTGCCGATGTCGAGCTGGCCGGTACTGACGAAGCCTCGGGGCTGGAAGTCATGGGGTTGGAGATTGAAGACGTTGACGAGAAAGAAGGCGGACTGTTGTTGCAGCCCTGTCGCGCGCTGAAGGGTAAGCGCTGCAGCATTTACCCGCATCGCCCGGATTGTTGCCGGATTTTTGAGTGTCGGTTGCTGCAGGAGGTCAAGCGCGGCGAGGTCGGGGTGGACCGGGCCAAAGCGAAGATTGCGGAGGCGTTGCAGCGGATCGATCGCGTCAAGGAACTGGTCGTCGAGTTGGGGCAGCGCGATGATTATCTGCCCTTGAAGGAGCGCTGCGTGGAGGCGCTGGCGCTCTCAGCGGAGGTCGCTGCTGATCCGGAGCTGAATTCGAAGCGCGCTGAATTGCAAGCCGCGATGATCTCCGTGGAGAGTTTGATTCAGGAAACGTTCCTTGGCGGCAGATGA
- a CDS encoding type II secretion system protein: MTTDANQFSVTRSALKGKFLSDRPIVSTGGFTLIELLVVIAIIAILAGLLLPALSAAKEKAKRGNCVSNLRQLGIATHVYALDNNDRVFDGIRNGGDSFLMSISSVMYQSISNTYGDKVFDCPNVYPLSLPGITDTPNGRYQTGTGYYIGYHYHGGRIMPKAAGWQSVIKLTDASSLINSNALAEAQQLVLFSDLNSWAANGVGGYNWVIAPHGKGGAVKRNGRIYQYPIVQPTTARQAGAVGGNVGYVDGSVTWKPIQRMYEKYWTYTLDGGHRGAW, encoded by the coding sequence ATGACCACCGACGCGAATCAATTCTCTGTTACGCGCTCAGCTTTGAAAGGCAAATTTCTATCAGATCGACCGATAGTTTCCACCGGCGGCTTTACCCTCATTGAACTCCTGGTGGTCATCGCCATCATTGCGATCCTGGCCGGTCTGCTCCTTCCCGCGTTGAGCGCCGCGAAGGAGAAAGCCAAGCGAGGGAACTGCGTCAGCAATCTGCGGCAACTCGGCATCGCCACGCACGTCTATGCCCTCGACAACAACGACCGGGTCTTTGATGGCATTCGCAATGGCGGCGATTCGTTTCTGATGAGCATTTCGTCGGTGATGTACCAGTCGATCAGCAACACCTATGGTGACAAAGTCTTTGATTGTCCCAATGTTTATCCTCTCTCCCTGCCGGGTATTACGGACACACCCAATGGCCGCTATCAAACCGGCACCGGGTACTATATCGGTTACCATTATCATGGGGGCCGTATCATGCCCAAAGCGGCCGGCTGGCAATCGGTAATCAAACTCACCGACGCCTCCAGCCTCATTAACAGCAACGCCCTGGCTGAAGCTCAACAACTGGTGCTCTTTTCTGATCTAAACAGTTGGGCGGCCAACGGAGTGGGCGGCTACAACTGGGTCATCGCACCGCACGGAAAGGGCGGCGCCGTGAAACGCAATGGTCGCATTTACCAGTACCCAATCGTCCAACCCACGACCGCACGACAGGCGGGAGCGGTCGGGGGCAATGTCGGCTATGTTGATGGCTCAGTGACCTGGAAACCAATTCAGCGGATGTACGAAAAGTACTGGACGTACACCCTGGATGGAGGCCATCGCGGAGCCTGGTGA
- a CDS encoding PepSY-associated TM helix domain-containing protein yields the protein MRGRFYRLIRDLHLYLGLFSSPFVLVFAISVFFLVHSWLPKIGSETSNTRVVSGLPLPGDLQTLSGRPLIDALKATLEKADVHGEVGFIRHMVKEEKLIIPVTIPGRETIVTINIASREATIVTRETGLADALVTLHKFPGQHLVNIRMNWFFTKAWRWMADATVYLILFISVSGIYLWYVLRAERKVGLLLLFAGALSFFGMAYALSH from the coding sequence ATGAGAGGGCGATTTTACCGACTCATTCGCGATCTTCACTTGTACCTGGGGCTGTTCAGCAGCCCATTCGTGCTCGTCTTTGCCATCAGCGTGTTTTTTCTGGTCCACTCCTGGCTGCCAAAGATCGGTTCAGAAACTTCCAACACACGGGTTGTGTCCGGCTTGCCGCTTCCAGGAGACTTGCAGACACTTTCGGGCCGACCGCTCATTGATGCGCTTAAGGCGACGCTTGAAAAAGCGGATGTCCACGGTGAGGTCGGATTCATCCGGCACATGGTCAAAGAGGAGAAGCTGATCATACCCGTAACAATTCCCGGACGCGAAACGATCGTGACCATCAACATCGCCAGCCGTGAGGCAACCATCGTGACCCGTGAGACCGGTCTGGCCGATGCCCTGGTGACGCTCCACAAATTTCCGGGTCAACACCTGGTCAATATCCGGATGAACTGGTTCTTTACGAAGGCGTGGCGTTGGATGGCGGACGCCACGGTGTACCTGATCCTGTTTATCTCGGTCAGCGGGATTTATCTCTGGTATGTGCTGCGCGCGGAACGCAAGGTGGGATTGCTCCTGCTTTTCGCGGGGGCGTTATCGTTTTTTGGAATGGCCTATGCCCTCAGCCACTGA
- a CDS encoding 3-isopropylmalate dehydratase yields MTLTEKILARAAGKTRVEAGDNIWVKADILMTHDVCGPGTIGVFKREFGKTARVWDKNKIVIIPDHYIFTADSKSNRNVDILRDFSKEQGLPYFYDVIDDPNGHWVFDAAKGNLKRQYGAHYAGVCHTALPQKGHTRPGEILFGTDSHTCMAGAFNEFATGIGNTDAGFVMGTGKLLLKVPETMHFRLEGKLQPGVMAKDVILHCIGEIGFDGATYRAMQFDGPGAAGLLMDDRMTIANMAIEAGGKNGIFEFDEKTKAAVDRRCKANGTKSSYQPVERDRDEKFVYELTVDLSKLEPTVACHPDPGQRKLARELGHVKLDRAYIGSCTGGKTSDFLEFAQVLRGKRVAIDTFGVPATPEIVHDLQTATWDGKTVWQILLDAGVQMTENAGCAACLGGPVDTFGRMNSPMKCISATNRNFPGRMGHKESQVFLASPVTVAASALTGKITDPREYLEIEK; encoded by the coding sequence ATGACGTTGACAGAGAAAATATTGGCGCGCGCCGCCGGCAAAACCCGCGTCGAGGCGGGCGACAACATCTGGGTGAAGGCGGACATTCTGATGACGCACGATGTTTGCGGGCCGGGCACGATCGGTGTGTTCAAGCGCGAGTTTGGCAAGACCGCCAGGGTTTGGGACAAAAACAAAATCGTCATCATCCCCGACCACTACATTTTCACCGCGGATTCCAAGTCGAACCGCAACGTGGACATCCTCCGCGACTTCTCGAAGGAGCAAGGCCTGCCGTATTTTTACGATGTGATTGACGACCCAAACGGCCACTGGGTCTTCGATGCTGCGAAGGGCAACCTGAAGCGGCAATACGGGGCGCACTACGCCGGCGTCTGCCACACGGCGTTGCCCCAGAAAGGCCACACGCGGCCCGGCGAGATTTTGTTCGGCACCGACTCGCACACCTGCATGGCCGGCGCGTTCAATGAGTTCGCCACGGGCATCGGCAACACGGACGCCGGTTTCGTGATGGGCACGGGCAAGCTGCTGTTGAAGGTGCCGGAGACGATGCACTTTCGCCTCGAAGGAAAATTGCAACCCGGCGTGATGGCCAAGGATGTAATTCTGCATTGCATCGGCGAGATTGGTTTCGACGGCGCGACTTATCGCGCGATGCAGTTCGACGGCCCGGGCGCGGCTGGCCTTTTGATGGACGACCGCATGACCATCGCGAACATGGCCATTGAAGCCGGCGGCAAGAACGGCATCTTCGAGTTTGATGAGAAAACGAAAGCGGCGGTGGATCGTCGGTGCAAAGCAAACGGCACTAAGTCCAGTTATCAACCGGTCGAACGGGATCGCGATGAAAAGTTTGTTTATGAACTGACGGTTGATCTCTCGAAACTCGAGCCGACCGTGGCCTGTCATCCGGATCCCGGTCAGCGCAAACTCGCGCGCGAATTGGGGCACGTGAAACTGGACCGCGCTTACATCGGCTCGTGCACCGGCGGCAAGACGAGCGATTTTCTTGAGTTCGCCCAGGTGCTGCGCGGCAAGCGGGTGGCGATTGATACGTTCGGCGTGCCGGCGACCCCGGAAATCGTCCATGATCTGCAGACCGCGACGTGGGACGGGAAGACCGTTTGGCAAATTCTTTTGGACGCCGGTGTCCAAATGACGGAGAACGCCGGTTGCGCTGCGTGCCTTGGTGGGCCGGTGGACACTTTTGGGCGGATGAACTCGCCGATGAAATGCATCAGTGCGACGAACCGGAATTTCCCGGGCCGCATGGGACACAAGGAGTCACAGGTCTTCCTCGCGTCACCAGTCACGGTGGCCGCCAGCGCCCTCACAGGGAAGATCACCGACCCGCGTGAGTATTTGGAAATTGAGAAGTGA
- a CDS encoding type II toxin-antitoxin system HicA family toxin, producing MASEEKLLERLRDFQRDRSWHFEELCRLLQRLGFEMRISGSHHFFRRVGLREIINLQPQSGRAKPYQVRQVRKVLQTNGLL from the coding sequence ATGGCCAGCGAGGAGAAATTGCTTGAGCGACTGCGGGATTTTCAGCGCGATCGAAGCTGGCATTTCGAGGAGCTTTGTCGATTGTTGCAACGGCTTGGCTTTGAGATGCGGATTTCAGGAAGCCATCATTTTTTTCGCCGAGTCGGTTTGCGGGAGATAATAAATTTGCAACCGCAGTCGGGTCGTGCGAAGCCTTATCAGGTGCGGCAGGTGCGGAAAGTGTTGCAGACAAACGGACTGTTATGA
- a CDS encoding type II toxin-antitoxin system HicB family antitoxin, translating into MNTKYEIVVYWSEEDGCFLAEVPELPKLITDGATRVEALCNAEAMIDAYLQTAREAGWSVPEPSGRMAFA; encoded by the coding sequence ATGAACACGAAATACGAGATCGTGGTTTATTGGAGTGAGGAAGATGGCTGTTTTCTGGCCGAAGTACCGGAACTGCCGAAACTCATTACCGATGGAGCGACGCGAGTCGAGGCACTGTGCAATGCGGAAGCCATGATTGACGCTTACCTGCAAACTGCGCGTGAAGCCGGTTGGTCTGTTCCTGAGCCTTCTGGACGCATGGCGTTCGCTTGA
- a CDS encoding O-antigen ligase family protein, translated as MDREKMDRWCERGILGLVLAILIFGPLATGAVRTLELLVIQGLTLGVIVLWGARLWLSQRMKLLWPPICWAVLVFVGYAIVRYQLADIEYVARQELIKILIYAFLFFAILNNLHGREPAQIISVTLIFLGMGISFYALYQFLTGSTRVWHFISPYAGRGMGTFISPNNLAGFLEMLLPLGLAYTLTGRLNHLTKVFVGYATLALAAGIGVSISRGSWVATALVLMIFCCVLLLRRSHRIQAAVVLTVLVVGTAVFLTKGERGQERLKRTFSQGKVSDTRFELWAPTVQMWQDNFWWGVGPGHFDYRFRAYRPQSIQLRPDHSHNDYLNTLADWGVVGTVIVSAAWLLLYWGVFKTWRYVGGAVNDFGARQSSRFAFVLGASLGLLAMLLHSVVDFNIHIPANAILAIALMALLTGHLRFTTERYWVTSGWPGKLLATMVLLGGILYLGQQGWRRANEYVWLNRGEVAPSDSTAQIAAMEKAFAIEPMNFETAFVIGKALREQSFLANSNFRELAQKAMDWYERAQNLNPYDGYNYLGYGMCLDWLERHSESKPYFERAYQLDPNGYFTLAYIGRHYVEMGQYAAAKPWFERSLRLQWKDNPIAENYLAIANERLAEAASRQDGVLLPGLRPAVQPP; from the coding sequence ATGGACCGGGAAAAAATGGATCGTTGGTGCGAGCGCGGCATTCTGGGATTGGTGTTGGCCATCCTGATCTTTGGCCCGCTGGCCACCGGAGCCGTGCGCACCCTGGAGTTGCTCGTCATCCAAGGATTGACGCTCGGCGTGATTGTGCTTTGGGGCGCGCGCTTGTGGCTGAGCCAGCGGATGAAGTTGCTCTGGCCGCCGATTTGTTGGGCGGTTTTAGTGTTCGTGGGTTATGCGATAGTTCGTTACCAGTTGGCGGACATTGAATACGTGGCGCGGCAGGAGTTGATCAAGATTTTGATCTACGCGTTCCTGTTTTTTGCCATCCTCAACAATCTGCACGGCCGGGAGCCGGCCCAGATCATCTCGGTGACACTCATTTTTTTGGGCATGGGGATTTCCTTTTATGCGCTGTACCAATTCCTGACCGGTTCAACTCGCGTGTGGCATTTCATCAGTCCGTACGCGGGACGCGGCATGGGCACGTTCATTTCGCCAAACAACCTGGCCGGTTTTCTTGAAATGCTTTTGCCGCTGGGACTGGCCTACACGTTGACCGGACGGCTCAATCATTTGACCAAGGTTTTTGTGGGTTACGCGACGCTGGCACTGGCGGCGGGCATTGGCGTTTCAATCTCGCGTGGCAGTTGGGTGGCCACGGCGCTGGTGTTGATGATTTTCTGCTGCGTGCTGCTGCTGCGCCGCAGCCATCGCATTCAAGCCGCAGTCGTGCTGACGGTGTTGGTCGTTGGCACAGCAGTCTTTCTCACGAAAGGCGAGCGCGGCCAGGAGCGCCTGAAGCGCACGTTTTCGCAAGGCAAAGTGAGTGACACGCGCTTCGAACTCTGGGCGCCGACCGTCCAGATGTGGCAGGACAATTTCTGGTGGGGCGTCGGGCCGGGACATTTTGATTACCGCTTCCGCGCTTACCGTCCGCAGTCGATCCAGTTGCGCCCTGACCATTCGCATAACGATTATTTGAACACGCTGGCGGACTGGGGAGTCGTCGGCACGGTGATTGTATCGGCGGCGTGGCTGTTGCTCTACTGGGGGGTTTTTAAGACGTGGAGATATGTCGGCGGCGCGGTAAACGATTTTGGGGCGAGGCAGAGCAGTCGCTTCGCATTTGTTTTGGGGGCGTCGCTGGGCTTGCTCGCCATGCTGTTGCATTCGGTTGTGGATTTCAACATACACATTCCGGCCAATGCGATTCTGGCCATTGCGCTGATGGCGTTGCTCACCGGTCATCTGCGTTTCACCACGGAGCGATACTGGGTCACCAGCGGCTGGCCGGGAAAGTTGCTGGCCACAATGGTCTTGTTGGGAGGCATTCTTTATCTGGGGCAACAAGGTTGGCGGCGCGCCAATGAATATGTCTGGCTCAACCGGGGCGAAGTCGCGCCGAGTGATTCAACGGCGCAGATCGCAGCCATGGAAAAGGCGTTTGCGATTGAGCCGATGAATTTCGAAACTGCGTTCGTCATTGGTAAAGCGCTTCGGGAGCAAAGTTTCCTAGCCAACAGTAATTTCCGGGAACTCGCCCAGAAGGCGATGGACTGGTACGAGCGCGCCCAGAATTTGAATCCTTACGATGGCTACAACTACCTGGGTTACGGCATGTGTCTCGATTGGCTTGAACGCCATTCGGAGTCGAAGCCTTATTTTGAGCGGGCTTATCAGCTTGATCCCAACGGCTATTTCACATTGGCCTACATCGGCAGGCACTATGTGGAGATGGGACAATACGCGGCGGCGAAACCGTGGTTTGAAAGATCTCTCCGATTACAATGGAAGGACAACCCGATTGCCGAGAACTACCTGGCCATCGCCAATGAACGACTGGCCGAAGCGGCTTCCCGCCAGGATGGCGTCCTGTTGCCCGGCCTCCGCCCTGCCGTCCAGCCCCCTTAG